A region from the Medicago truncatula cultivar Jemalong A17 chromosome 6, MtrunA17r5.0-ANR, whole genome shotgun sequence genome encodes:
- the LOC25495194 gene encoding probable zinc transporter 12: MIKFVTSKFMTISIIILLQQNLVFSKCSCENQVEDSYHKVSEALKYKLIAMATVFVSSLIGVCIPIFAKKCSYLNPENDFYFLVKAFAAGVILATGFIHILPDAFEALTSPCISEKPWKLFPFSGFVTMVAAIGTLIMEALIMGYHKRSEMKKAQPLDENDETHHSDNGSSHVHNFSIASDRLDSTNRLRYTIVSQILELGIVLHSVILGISLGVSRSPKTIKPLVAVLTFHQCFEGIGLGGCISQAQFKYYKVTIMILFFCLIFPIGIGIGMGISNIYNESSPKSLIVEGFLLSASAGVLINMALVDLVATDFMNSKMLTNFRLQLGASLALFVGMICMSILALGEDS; encoded by the exons ATGATCAAGTTTGTAACAAGCAAATTCATGACCATTTCTATAATTattcttcttcaacaaaactTGGTATTTTCAAAATGTAGCTGTGAAAATCAAGTAGAAGATTCTTATCATAAAGTATCTGAGGcattgaaatataaattaattgcTATGGCAACAGTTTTTGTTTCTAGTCTAATTGGTGTATGCATTCCAATCTTTGCAAAAAAATGTTCATATTTAAATccggaaaatgatttttattttttggttaaagCGTTTGCTGCTGGTGTGATTCTAGCGACCGGGTTCATACACATACTTCCAGATGCTTTCGAAGCCTTAACGAGTCCTTGTATAAGCGAAAAGCCATGGAAATTGTTTCCTTTCTCAGGTTTTGTTACAATGGTAGCAGCCATTGGAACTTTAATTATGGAAGCTTTGATTATGGGCTACCATAAAAGATCTGAAATGAAAAAAGCTCAGCCTTTGGATGAGAATGATGAGACTCATCATTCAGATAATGGTAGTAGTCATGTTCATAATTTTTCAATTGCATCAGATAGATTAGATTCAACAAATCGCCTCCGGTATACTATAGTTTCTCAG ATTTTGGAGCTAGGCATTGTGTTACATTCAGTCATTTTAGGGATATCTCTTGGGGTGTCAAGAAGTCCTAAAACAATCAAACCATTGGTGGCAGTATTAACTTTTCATCAATGCTTTGAAGGAATAGGACTTGGTGGCTGCATTTCTCAg GCACAATTCAAATACTATAAGGTTACAATTATGATACTATTCTTTTGCCTGATTTTTCCAATTGGAATTGGCATTGGTATGGGAATATCAAACATCTACAATGAAAGTAGTCCAAAGTCACTAATAGTTGAAGGATTTCTTCTATCAGCATCTGCAGGGGTTCTCATTAACATGGCACTTGTTGATCTTGTTGCAACTGACTTCATGAACTCAAAAATGCTAACCAATTTTAGGCTACAACTCGGGGCAAGTTTAGCACTTTTTGTGGGGATGATTTGTATGTCAATTTTGGCATTGGGGGAAGATTCCTAG
- the LOC25495191 gene encoding uncharacterized protein, protein MSETALKDLNNIPATERKSEGSGKACLTKPPVDNANGNTEESQKKKNCSSLVSPHVNGNQAVPADSVVEVGTVEVEYIDSENLNDLEDVDACVKTLLAGLDSKDWVLVCDTLNNVRRLSIFHKEAMLDILGDVITRIAKALKSPRSAVIKTAIMTSADIFGAYNDLIIDSLDPLLLQLLLKSSQDKRFVCEAAEKALISMTTCISPISLLPKLQPYLKHKHPRVRAKASMCFSRSVPQLGAEGINTYGIDKLIQVAASQLSDQLPESREAARTLLLELQNVYEKFPNLVPAATVSEDPKTETVSEDSKTETVSEDAKTVTVSEDPETVTVSEDPETETVSEEPEIATESWESFCQSNLSPLSAQAVLRVTSIAREGLVS, encoded by the exons ATGTCGGAGACAGCACTGAAGGATCTCAATAATATTCCTGCAACTGAAAGGAAGAGTGAGGGCTCTGGTAAGGCGTGTTTGACCAAACCTCCTGTTGACAATGCTAATGGAAATACTGAAGAaagtcaaaagaagaaaaactgtTCCTCTTTGGTTTCCCCACATGTTAATGGAAATCAGGCCGTGCCTGCTGATTCTGTTGTAGAGGTTGGAACTGTAGAAGTAGAATACATTGATTCTGAGAACTTAAATGATCTAGAAGATGTTGATGCTTGTGTCAAG ACCCTCTTAGCTGGACTAGACTCAAAGGATTGGGTCCTGGTTTGTGATACTCTAAATAATGTACGCCGTCTGTCTATTTTTCATAAGGAAGCAATGCTTGATATTCT GGGGGATGTGATCACACGTATTGCCAAGGCCCTGAAAAGTCCTAGGAGTGCTGTTATCAAAACTGCCATTATGACATCTGCTGACATTTTCGGTGCATATAATGATCTTATAATAGATTCTTTGGATCCTCTG CTACTACAGCTTCTTCTCAAGTCTTCACAGGACAAACGCTTTGTATGTGAGGCAGCAGAAAAAGCCTTGATATCAATGACTACTTGTATTTCCCCTATTTCATTGCTGCCAAAATTGCAACCATACCTTAAGCACAAGCACCCCCGTGTTCGTGCAAAGGCATCGATGTGCTTTTCTCGAAGTGTTCCACAACTG GGTGCAGAAGGCATAAATACATATGGCATTGACAAATTGATTCAAGTAGCTGCATCCCAATTGAGCGACCAGCTTCCTGAGTCCAGAGAAGCAGCTCGAACCCTACTTCTGGAGCTTCAAAATGTGTACGAGAAATTTCCCAATCTCGTGCCAGCAGCCACTGTATCTGAGGATCCAAAGACCGAGACAGTATCAGAGGATTCAAAGACCGAGACAGTATCAGAGGATGCAAAGACCGTGACAGTATCAGAGGATCCAGAGACCGTGACAGTATCTGAGGATCCAGAGACCGAGACAGTATCTGAGGAACCAGAGATCGCGACAGAATCTTGGGAAAGCTTCTGTCAGTCAAACCTTTCTCCTTTAAGTGCTCAAGCTGTACTTCGTGTGACCAGCATTGCACGGGAGGGTCTTGTTTCATGA
- the LOC120580952 gene encoding RING-H2 finger protein ATL3, which translates to MVFLVIFHACVSEWFSRRGGSGAMIDRGRRRISKIDLENLPCYDYVVDHRTSTIDCAICLENFTIGDKCRLLPICKHSFHAQCVDQWLLKHPICPICRSMVGSHSGDKVVIGNNGR; encoded by the coding sequence ATGGTGTTTTTGGTCATATTTCATGCATGTGTTTCTGAGTGGTTTTCTAGAAGAGGAGGAAGCGGAGCAATGATTGATaggggaagaagaagaatttcCAAAATTGATTTGGAGAATCTTCCATgttatgattatgttgttgatcATAGAACTAGCACTATTGATTGTGCAATTTGCTTGGAGAATTTCACTATTGGGGATAAATGTAGATTGTTACCTATTTGCAAGCATAGCTTTCATGCTCAATGTGTGGATCAATGGCTTTTGAAGCATCCCATTTGTCCAATTTGTAGATCTATGGTTGGTTCTCATAGTGGAGACAAAGTTGTTATAGGTAACAATGGAAGATAA
- the LOC25495193 gene encoding putative RING-H2 finger protein ATL37 encodes MASIIAIVLIFVGLVFYVLLRMCLPYGIYRIMRVDRGRRSLSKVDLEKLPCYDYVAKENGSNPLDCAICLENFTIGDKCRLLPICEHNFHAQCVDQWLLRNSICPICRSMVGSHSGDKVVIGNNGRESIESGSSRNVVIELRENIPTLEVESQEH; translated from the coding sequence ATGGCATCTATTATAGCTATAGTACTAATATTTGTGGGGCTAGTGTTTTATGTCCTATTGCGTATGTGTCTTCCTTATGGGATTTACAGGATTATGAGAGTTGATAGGGGAAGAAGAAGCCTTTCCAAAGTTGATTTAGAGAAGCTTCCATGTTATGATTATGTTGCAAAAGAAAATGGAAGTAACCCTTTAGATTGTGCAATTTGTTTGGAGAATTTCACTATTGGGGATAAGTGTAGATTGTTGCCTATTTGTGAGCACAATTTTCATGCTCAATGTGTGGATCAATGGCTTTTGAGGAATTCCATTTGTCCAATTTGTAGATCTATGGTTGGTTCTCATAGTGGAGACAAAGTTGTTATAGGTAACAATGGAAGAGAAAGCATAGAAAGTGGCTCATCTAGAAATGTTGTTATAGAATTAAGAGAAAATATTCCAACATTAGAAGTAGAATCACAAGAGCACTAA